The following are encoded together in the Panthera leo isolate Ple1 chromosome B4, P.leo_Ple1_pat1.1, whole genome shotgun sequence genome:
- the NAP1L1 gene encoding nucleosome assembly protein 1-like 1 isoform X3, with product MADIDNKEQSELDQDLDDVEEVEEEETGEETKIKARQLTVQMMQNPQILAALQERLDGLVETPTGYIESLPRVVKRRVNALKNLQVKCAQIEAKFYEEVHDLERKYAVLYQPLFDKRFEIINAIYEPTEEECEWKPDEEDEISEELKEKAKIEDEKKDEEKEDPKGIPEFWLTVFKNVDLLSDMVQEHDEPILKHLKDIKVKFSDAGQPMSFVLEFHFEPNEYFTNEVLTKTYRMRSEPDDSDPFSFDGPEIMGCTGCQIDWKKGKNVTLKTIKKKQKHKGRGTVRTVTKTVSNDSFFNFFAPPEVPESGDLDDDAEAILAADFEIGHFLRERIIPRSVLYFTGEAIEDDDDDYDEEGEEADEGYQLFEEVKSCSKLFQRWLQ from the exons CAAAGAACAGTCTGAACTTGATCAAGATTTGGATGATGTTgaagaagtagaagaagaagaaactggtgaagaaacaaaaatcaaag cgcgTCAGCTGACTGTTCAGATGATGCAAAATCCTCAGATTCTTGCAGCCCTTCAAGAAAGACTTGATGGTCTGGTAGAAACACCAACAGGATACATTGAAAG CTTGCCTAGGGTAGTTAAGAGACGAGTGAATGCTCTCAAAAACCTTCAAGTTAAATGTGCACAGATAGAAGCCAAATTCTATGAGGAAGTTCATGATCTTGAAAGAAAGTATGCTGTTCTCTATCAGCCTCTATTTGATAAG cGATTTGAGATCATTAATGCAATTTATGAACCTACAGAAGAGGAATGTGAATGGAAACCAGATGAGGAGGATGAAATTTCG GAGGAGCTGAAAGAAAAAGCCAAGATCGAAGAtgagaaaaaagatgaagaaaaagaagacccCAAGGGAATTCCTGAATTCTGGTTGACTGTTTTTAAGAATGTTGACTTGCTCAGTGATATGGTTcag GAACATGATGAACCTATTCTGAAGCACTTAAAAGATATTAAAGTGAAGTTCTCAGATGCTGGCCAGCCCATG agttttgtcTTAGAATTTCACTTTGAACCCAATGAATATTTCACAAATGAAGTGTTGACAAAGACATACAGGATGAGGTCAGAACCAGATGACTCTGATCCCTTTTCTTTTGATGGACCAGAAATTATGGGTTGTACAGG GTGCCAGATAgattggaaaaaaggaaagaatgtcacTTTGAAAACCATTAAGAAGAAGCAGAAACACAAGGGACGTGGGACAGTTCGTACTGTGACCAAAACAGTTTCCAACgactctttctttaatttttttgcccCTCCTGAAG TTCCCGAGAGTGGAGACCTG gATGATGATGCTGAAGCTATCCTTGCCGCAGACTTTGAAATTGGTCACTTTTTACGTGAGCGTATAATCCCAAGATCAGTGTTATACTTTACTGGAGAAGCTATTGAagacgatgatgatgat